A genome region from Penaeus chinensis breed Huanghai No. 1 chromosome 15, ASM1920278v2, whole genome shotgun sequence includes the following:
- the LOC125032921 gene encoding uncharacterized protein LOC125032921 codes for MVRQHPGKPIVPPFQRIICSGQIIFHSLISVPSLLGKFPKDFHVPMNLLANVGLLGIFCELQKPINLGNFVEKEQRHLERIILDASPDRLAQVEMASSNLSENSSGRLSLMPSQNLLLLPLDCMINHGEYAVTPRTTFYYIYLQYFLGTIHRRTDVIPPKYAWSVHCCL; via the exons ATTATTTGTTCGGGGCAGATCATCTTTCACTCGTTGATAAGTGTTCCAAGTCTGTTAGGGAAATTTCCCAAGGATTTCCATGTGCCCATGAATCTGCTGGCCAATGTAGGTTTGTTGGGAATATTTTGCGAACTCCAAAAGCCCATCAACCTTGGAAATTTCGTTGAGAAAGA GCAGCGTCATCTCGAGAGGATTATTCTGGATGCGTCTCCAGACAGACTGGCCCAGGTGGAAATGGCATCCAGCAACCTCTCGGAAAATTCCTCTGGAAGGCTTTCATTGATGCCTTCTCAAAATCTGCTATTACTGCCCCTGGATTGTATGATAAACCACGGGGAATATGCTGTAACACCTCGGactacattttattatatatatcttcagtATTTCCTGGGAACAATACATAGACGCACGGATGTTATACCACCAAAGTATGCATGGAGTGTGCACTGCTGCTTGTAG